One Mangifera indica cultivar Alphonso chromosome 4, CATAS_Mindica_2.1, whole genome shotgun sequence genomic region harbors:
- the LOC123213798 gene encoding nuclear pore complex protein NUP160 isoform X2 translates to MSRKWRWAGAEVPIIGSDSFKLIEVSVSSSSIDLELQSHPNFIAPHADGYASCTLVGDPSLHLILRIHQSLPNTLDLLPLCFSRSFPSLGLRINFPCKLSSFAFLFELTSNVYSLCVLSLSGIVFLLKISANFSHYETYPIFPQQDLLEFNLFNYGDIPITSAAATFGSLVVGRNDGSVASFQLATHHPTAPGFIQELREDSGIGRLWGLMSRGRTVGAVQDVAIKEVQGKKLVYVLHSGGIFRVWDLSSRSRIFSHTITNLSVEGASSLKLWVGETNSGSSDIPLAIWYKYTSEVGMEAIDVCSLRSSWGKEPILSLEPSMLSVPMEEGSCIDVKLASDRIWILKDSGLAIHNLSHNNVEEAHCYALQEEFVADMLFQSSEHSSDDLLSITHSIVTSPKDYIVPFISSIFIRRLFHPGVHHNMVFRATLLDYNRQWTDSEFQSLTVDGLKKEIISLIEHEGIAESPLSIFYGWKNFCSRYFHHWCKNNKPYGLFVNHSTGAVGLLRKNSVSVFRDLEKIELLIDGSSEEFVDRPSSFGLEVLDDVSEHEILFEVLRCIASISQQLGKTASAIVYESLVGKPIISAEEIVPRLLKILETGYSSSVTALNISDLGADVAREKGLLDHKNLRKFSVDMLLSLLAVGKKAASWDRVLNVIESYLQFLVPCKIIQNSDSEIVLNLNTSILVQATSQIAKVMFESTLDVLLFVSYLVNISGQISMLHDDVVRIQLELIPMIQEIISEWLIILFFGTTPSESPAIEDFSSQLSSLQIDSNIEKRSWNEKLGKCDFTLAFILLLHSQNSTGDPSHILSRRLPNPQEVTGSVRGFTSWIIWGKTGEESSSFLRHSTQLALILLEHGQYEAAQCLLTLVEANSQKEKIFRSIQDTGGDWSVLQHLLGCCLLAQAQCGLPGILKEKKVTEAVCCFFRASSGQGACEALQSLSHNTGLPYLGLNGCLSSAAWKLQYYQWAMQIFEQYNISEGSCQFALAALEHVDEAVGPEDDNYDGNPQNESATSIKGRLWANVFKFTLDLNLLHDAYCAIISNPDEESKYICLRRFVIVLYERKATKFLCDGQLPFVGLAEKIERELAWKAERSDVFARPNPYKLLYAFEMQRHNWRRAANYIYQYSTRLRTEPLSKDHQQILLALQERLNGLSAAINALHLVHPAYAWIDPLLGQTSFQNENYPSKKAKKIVKEQPGNDIQPQRLHSYIDIQKLEKEFVLTSAEYLLSMENVKWTFNGIDEAPLDLVDLLVQRNLYDMAFTVLLNFCKGSRLKSELERVFSAMSLNCCPTKVGSSYSGNDFRTHSLLLTSSKDEVVLHNSPDNTLTTKQHKANGQWETLELYLEKYKDFHAGLPVVVAETLLRMDSQIELPLWLVHKFKDGQRDRTKGMTGQESSPATLLRLYVDYGRYTEATNLLLEYIEAFASMKPADIINRKRPFAVWFPYTTIERLWHQLEELTKLGHMVDQCEKLKKILHGALLNHLMLQKVDSDDAISRFDQAVSFSNEAS, encoded by the exons ATGTCAAGGAAATGGAGGTGGGCGGGGGCGGAAGTGCCGATCATCGGTAGTGACTCCTTTAAATTGATTGAGGTTTCGGTTTCTTCTTCTAGTATTGATTTAGAGTTACAGTCACACCCTAATTTTATTGCTCCTCATGCTGATGGTTACGCTTCATGCACTCTTGTTGGTGATCCTTCGCTCCATCTCATTTTGCGAATTCACCAGAGTCTTCCAAATACACTCGACTTACTCCCTCTCTGTTTTTCTCGGTCATTTCCTAGTCTTGGTTTGCGAATCAATTTCCCTTGTAAACTgtcttcttttgcttttcttttcgAGCTCACCTCCAATGTTTACTCTCTTTGTGTCTTATCCCTCTCTGGAATTGTTTTCCTTCTTAAAATTTCAGCAAATTTCTCTCATTATGAAACGTATCCTATTTTTCCACAACAAGACCTTTTAgagtttaatttattcaattatggAGACATTCCCATAACAAGTGCAGCCGCCACTTTTGGATCCCTGGTTGTGGGCAGAAATGATGGATCTGTTGCTTCTTTTCAGCTTGCTACTCATCATCCCACCGCTCCTG GTTTCATTCAGGAGCTACGGGAAGATTCAGGAATTGGTCGTTTGTGGGGTTTAATGTCAAG GGGTAGGACGGTAGGGGCCGTGCAGGATGTGGCTATAAAAGAGGTGCAAGGGAAAAAACTGGTGTATGTGCTTCATTCGGGTGGTATTTTTCGAGTGTGGGATCTTTCTTCTCGGAGCAGAATATTTAGTCATACAATTACCAATCTATCAGTGGAAG GAGCTTCATCTCTGAAGTTGTGGGTGGGTGAAACTAATTCCGGCTCAAGCGACATTCCTTTGGCAATCTGGTATAAATACACTTCG GAAGTTGGCATGGAGGCAATTGATGTATGTAGTCTTCGGAGTAGTTGGGGGAAAGAGCCGATATTGTCACTGGAACCCTCAATGCTAAGTGTTCCGATGGAGGAG GGGTCATGCATTGATGTCAAACTTGCCTCAGACAGGATATGGATATTGAAGGATAGTGGTCTGGCAATTCACAATTTGTCCCATAACAATGT GGAAGAAGCACACTGTTATGCTTTGCAGGAAGAGTTTGTTGCTGACATGCTGTTTCAAAGTTCTGAACATTCATCTGATGATCTTCTTTCAATTACCCATTCAATAGTTACATCTCCCAAG GATTACATCGTTCCGTTTATATCTTCTATTTTCATACGCAGGCTGTTTCATCCTGGGGTTCATCATAATATGGTTTTTCGTGCAACTTTGCTGGATTATAATAGGCAGTGGACTGATTCTGAGTTTCAGTCTTTAACTGTTGATGGACTTAAAAAGGAGATCATTTCACTGATTGAACATGAG GGAATTGCTGAAAGTCCTCTGTCCATATTTTATGGCTGGAAGAATTTCTGTTCTCGTTATTTCCATCACTGGTGCAAGAACAATAAGCCATATGGGTTGTTTGTTAACCATTCAACAGGTGCTGTTGGTTTACTCCGAAAGAATTCAGTATCTGTGTTTCGTGATCTAGAAAAAATTGAGCTGCTTATTGACG GTTCTTCTGAGGAATTTGTTGATCGGCCATCAAGCTTTGGGTTGGAAGTTTTGGATGATGTTTCAGAACATGAGATTCTTTTTGAAGTGCTTAGATGTATTGCTAGCATCAGTCAACAATTGGGGAAAACAGCATCTGCAATAGTTTATGAATCACTTGTGGGCAAACCTATTATCTCAGCTGAAGAAATTGTGCCTCGCTTATTGAAAATTCTAGAAACAGGATATAGTTCATCAGTAACGGCACTCAATATATCAGATCTTGGAGCTGATGTTGCTAGGGAGAAGGGGCTTTTAGATCACAAAAATCTGAGGAAATTTTCTGTAGACATGCTACTATCTCTTCTTGCTGTGGGAAAAAAGGCTGCATCTTGGGATAGAGTCCTAAATGTCATTGAGAGCTATCTGCAGTTTCTTGTACCTTGCAAAATAATACAAAACTCTGACtctgaaatagttttaaatctCAATACTTCTATTTTAGTCCAGGCAACTTCTCAAATTGCGAAGGTGATGTTTGAGTCTACATTAGATGTTCTTCTGTTTGTAAGCTATTTGGTGAACATCAGTGGCCAG ATTAGTATGTTGCATGATGATGTAGTGAGAATACAACTTGAGTTGATTCCAATGATTCAAGAAATTATTTCTGAGTGGCTTATCATTCTCTTTTTTGGCACAACACCTTCTGAATCACCAGCAATAGAAGATTTCAGCTCTCAACTCTCATCCTTACAAATTG ATAGCAACATCGAAAAAAGATCATGGAATGAGAAGCTCGGCAAATGCGATTTCACCTTAGCTTTTATACTTTTACTACATAGTCAAAATTCTACTGGAGATCCTAGCCACATCTTATCAAGACGTCTCCCTAATCCACAAGAAGTTACTGGTTCAGTGCGGGGCTTTACTAGCTGGATCATTTGGGGCAAAACTGGGGAGgaatcttcttctttcttgcGGCATTCAACTCAGCTTGCACTGATCCTTCTTGAGCATGGCCAATATGAAGCTGCTCAG TGCCTACTTACCCTTGTGGAGGCAAATTCTCAAAAGGAGAAAATATTTAGAAGTATCCAAGATACTGGTGGTGATTGGTCTGTTCTTCAACATCTTTTGGGATGTTGCCTTCTGGCACAAGCACAATGTGGATTGCCTGGAATTCTTAAAGAGAAGAAAGTCACTGAAGCTGTTTGTTGTTTCTTCag AGCTTCGTCTGGACAAGGAGCTTGCGAGGCTTTACAAAGTTTATCTCATAATACAGGGTTGCCATATCTTGGTTTAA ATGGTTGTTTGTCATCTGCTGCATGGAAGCTTCAGTACTATCAATGGGCAATGCAGATATTTGAGCAATATAACATTAGCGAAGGTTCTTGCCAGTTTGCTCTTGCTGCACTTGAGCACGTTGATGAAGCTGTTGGTCCAGAAGATGATAACTATGATGGAAATCCACAAAATGAATCAGCTACTAGCATTAAAGGGCGACTTTGGGCAAATGTCTTCAAATTTACTTTAGATCTTAATCTTTTACATGATGCATACTGTGCTATAATTTCAAATCCTGATGAAGAGAGCAAATACATCTGCCTGAGACGTTTTGTTATAGTTCTCTACGAGCGCAAAGCAACAAAG TTTCTTTGTGATGGTCAACTACCCTTTGTTGGTTTAGCAGAGAAGATTGAACGAGAGCTTGCCTGGAAG GCAGAACGTTCAGATGTCTTTGCAAGACCGAACCCATATAAGTTGCTTTATGCATTTGAAATGCAAAGGCATAACTGGAGAAGGGCAGCTAATTACATATACCAATATTCTACTCGTTTGAGAACTGAACCACTTTCAAAAGATCACCAGCAGATTTTATTGGCACTTCAGGAGAGGCTGAATGGGCTTTCTGCTGCTATCAATGCTCTGCATCTTGTTCATCCTGCATATGCTTGGATTGATCCTTTGCTTGGCCAAACTTCTTTCCAAAATGAGAATTATCCAAGTAAAAAGGCTAAAAAGATAGTAAAAGAACAAC CTGGCAATGATATACAACCTCAGAGGCTGCATTCATACATAGATATTCAGAAACTTGAGAAAGAGTTTGTGCTAACTTCGGCTGAATACTTACTCTCAATGGAAAATGTCAAATGGACATTTAATG GAATTGATGAAGCTCCATTAGATTTGGTTGATCTGCTGGTCCAGAGAAACTTGTATGATATGGCATTTACTGTTCTTTTAAACTTTTGCAAGGGCTCAAGATTAAAGAG TGAATTGGAGAGAGTTTTCTCTGCTATGTCATTAAACTGTTGTCCGACTAAAGTGGGTTCTTCTTATAGTGG gaaTGATTTCAGGACTCATAGTCTTTTGCTTAcatcatcaaaagatgaagtgGTGCTTCATAATTCTCCTGATAACACTCTGACCACTAAACAGCATAAGGCGAATGGTCAATGGGAAACCCTTGAACTCTATCTT GAAAAATATAAAGACTTCCATGCTGGATTACCGGTCGTTGTTGCTGAGACCCTTCTTCGCATGGATTCACAGATTGAGTTGCCCCTATGGTTGGTCCACAAGTTCAAG GATGGTCAAAGAGATAGGACCAAGGGTATGACTGGCCAAGAATCAAGTCCTGCAACCTTGTTACGACTATATGTTGATTATGGTCGATATACAGAGGCTACAAACTTGCTGCTGGAGTACATAGAAGCCTTTGCATCGATG
- the LOC123213798 gene encoding nuclear pore complex protein NUP160 isoform X3 — protein sequence MSRKWRWAGAEVPIIGSDSFKLIEVSVSSSSIDLELQSHPNFIAPHADGYASCTLVGDPSLHLILRIHQSLPNTLDLLPLCFSRSFPSLGLRINFPCKLSSFAFLFELTSNVYSLCVLSLSGIVFLLKISANFSHYETYPIFPQQDLLEFNLFNYGDIPITSAAATFGSLVVGRNDGSVASFQLATHHPTAPGFIQELREDSGIGRLWGLMSRGRTVGAVQDVAIKEVQGKKLVYVLHSGGIFRVWDLSSRSRIFSHTITNLSVEGASSLKLWVGETNSGSSDIPLAIWYKYTSEVGMEAIDVCSLRSSWGKEPILSLEPSMLSVPMEEGSCIDVKLASDRIWILKDSGLAIHNLSHNNVEEAHCYALQEEFVADMLFQSSEHSSDDLLSITHSIVTSPKDYIVPFISSIFIRRLFHPGVHHNMVFRATLLDYNRQWTDSEFQSLTVDGLKKEIISLIEHEGIAESPLSIFYGWKNFCSRYFHHWCKNNKPYGLFVNHSTGAVGLLRKNSVSVFRDLEKIELLIDGSSEEFVDRPSSFGLEVLDDVSEHEILFEVLRCIASISQQLGKTASAIVYESLVGKPIISAEEIVPRLLKILETGYSSSVTALNISDLGADVAREKGLLDHKNLRKFSVDMLLSLLAVGKKAASWDRVLNVIESYLQFLVPCKIIQNSDSEIVLNLNTSILVQATSQIAKVMFESTLDVLLFVSYLVNISGQISMLHDDVVRIQLELIPMIQEIISEWLIILFFGTTPSESPAIEDFSSQLSSLQIDSNIEKRSWNEKLGKCDFTLAFILLLHSQNSTGDPSHILSRRLPNPQEVTGSVRGFTSWIIWGKTGEESSSFLRHSTQLALILLEHGQYEAAQCLLTLVEANSQKEKIFRSIQDTGGDWSVLQHLLGCCLLAQAQCGLPGILKEKKVTEAVCCFFRASSGQGACEALQSLSHNTGLPYLGLNGCLSSAAWKLQYYQWAMQIFEQYNISEGSCQFALAALEHVDEAVGPEDDNYDGNPQNESATSIKGRLWANVFKFTLDLNLLHDAYCAIISNPDEESKYICLRRFVIVLYERKATKFLCDGQLPFVGLAEKIERELAWKAERSDVFARPNPYKLLYAFEMQRHNWRRAANYIYQYSTRLRTEPLSKDHQQILLALQERLNGLSAAINALHLVHPAYAWIDPLLGQTSFQNENYPSKKAKKIVKEQPAGNDIQPQRLHSYIDIQKLEKEFVLTSAEYLLSMENVKWTFNGIDEAPLDLVDLLVQRNLYDMAFTVLLNFCKGSRLKSELERVFSAMSLNCCPTKVGSSYSGTHSLLLTSSKDEVVLHNSPDNTLTTKQHKANGQWETLELYLEKYKDFHAGLPVVVAETLLRMDSQIELPLWLVHKFKDGQRDRTKGMTGQESSPATLLRLYVDYGRYTEATNLLLEYIEAFASMKPADIINRKRPFAVWFPYTTIERLWHQLEELTKLGHMVDQCEKLKKILHGALLNHLMLQKVDSDDAISRFDQAVSFSNEAS from the exons ATGTCAAGGAAATGGAGGTGGGCGGGGGCGGAAGTGCCGATCATCGGTAGTGACTCCTTTAAATTGATTGAGGTTTCGGTTTCTTCTTCTAGTATTGATTTAGAGTTACAGTCACACCCTAATTTTATTGCTCCTCATGCTGATGGTTACGCTTCATGCACTCTTGTTGGTGATCCTTCGCTCCATCTCATTTTGCGAATTCACCAGAGTCTTCCAAATACACTCGACTTACTCCCTCTCTGTTTTTCTCGGTCATTTCCTAGTCTTGGTTTGCGAATCAATTTCCCTTGTAAACTgtcttcttttgcttttcttttcgAGCTCACCTCCAATGTTTACTCTCTTTGTGTCTTATCCCTCTCTGGAATTGTTTTCCTTCTTAAAATTTCAGCAAATTTCTCTCATTATGAAACGTATCCTATTTTTCCACAACAAGACCTTTTAgagtttaatttattcaattatggAGACATTCCCATAACAAGTGCAGCCGCCACTTTTGGATCCCTGGTTGTGGGCAGAAATGATGGATCTGTTGCTTCTTTTCAGCTTGCTACTCATCATCCCACCGCTCCTG GTTTCATTCAGGAGCTACGGGAAGATTCAGGAATTGGTCGTTTGTGGGGTTTAATGTCAAG GGGTAGGACGGTAGGGGCCGTGCAGGATGTGGCTATAAAAGAGGTGCAAGGGAAAAAACTGGTGTATGTGCTTCATTCGGGTGGTATTTTTCGAGTGTGGGATCTTTCTTCTCGGAGCAGAATATTTAGTCATACAATTACCAATCTATCAGTGGAAG GAGCTTCATCTCTGAAGTTGTGGGTGGGTGAAACTAATTCCGGCTCAAGCGACATTCCTTTGGCAATCTGGTATAAATACACTTCG GAAGTTGGCATGGAGGCAATTGATGTATGTAGTCTTCGGAGTAGTTGGGGGAAAGAGCCGATATTGTCACTGGAACCCTCAATGCTAAGTGTTCCGATGGAGGAG GGGTCATGCATTGATGTCAAACTTGCCTCAGACAGGATATGGATATTGAAGGATAGTGGTCTGGCAATTCACAATTTGTCCCATAACAATGT GGAAGAAGCACACTGTTATGCTTTGCAGGAAGAGTTTGTTGCTGACATGCTGTTTCAAAGTTCTGAACATTCATCTGATGATCTTCTTTCAATTACCCATTCAATAGTTACATCTCCCAAG GATTACATCGTTCCGTTTATATCTTCTATTTTCATACGCAGGCTGTTTCATCCTGGGGTTCATCATAATATGGTTTTTCGTGCAACTTTGCTGGATTATAATAGGCAGTGGACTGATTCTGAGTTTCAGTCTTTAACTGTTGATGGACTTAAAAAGGAGATCATTTCACTGATTGAACATGAG GGAATTGCTGAAAGTCCTCTGTCCATATTTTATGGCTGGAAGAATTTCTGTTCTCGTTATTTCCATCACTGGTGCAAGAACAATAAGCCATATGGGTTGTTTGTTAACCATTCAACAGGTGCTGTTGGTTTACTCCGAAAGAATTCAGTATCTGTGTTTCGTGATCTAGAAAAAATTGAGCTGCTTATTGACG GTTCTTCTGAGGAATTTGTTGATCGGCCATCAAGCTTTGGGTTGGAAGTTTTGGATGATGTTTCAGAACATGAGATTCTTTTTGAAGTGCTTAGATGTATTGCTAGCATCAGTCAACAATTGGGGAAAACAGCATCTGCAATAGTTTATGAATCACTTGTGGGCAAACCTATTATCTCAGCTGAAGAAATTGTGCCTCGCTTATTGAAAATTCTAGAAACAGGATATAGTTCATCAGTAACGGCACTCAATATATCAGATCTTGGAGCTGATGTTGCTAGGGAGAAGGGGCTTTTAGATCACAAAAATCTGAGGAAATTTTCTGTAGACATGCTACTATCTCTTCTTGCTGTGGGAAAAAAGGCTGCATCTTGGGATAGAGTCCTAAATGTCATTGAGAGCTATCTGCAGTTTCTTGTACCTTGCAAAATAATACAAAACTCTGACtctgaaatagttttaaatctCAATACTTCTATTTTAGTCCAGGCAACTTCTCAAATTGCGAAGGTGATGTTTGAGTCTACATTAGATGTTCTTCTGTTTGTAAGCTATTTGGTGAACATCAGTGGCCAG ATTAGTATGTTGCATGATGATGTAGTGAGAATACAACTTGAGTTGATTCCAATGATTCAAGAAATTATTTCTGAGTGGCTTATCATTCTCTTTTTTGGCACAACACCTTCTGAATCACCAGCAATAGAAGATTTCAGCTCTCAACTCTCATCCTTACAAATTG ATAGCAACATCGAAAAAAGATCATGGAATGAGAAGCTCGGCAAATGCGATTTCACCTTAGCTTTTATACTTTTACTACATAGTCAAAATTCTACTGGAGATCCTAGCCACATCTTATCAAGACGTCTCCCTAATCCACAAGAAGTTACTGGTTCAGTGCGGGGCTTTACTAGCTGGATCATTTGGGGCAAAACTGGGGAGgaatcttcttctttcttgcGGCATTCAACTCAGCTTGCACTGATCCTTCTTGAGCATGGCCAATATGAAGCTGCTCAG TGCCTACTTACCCTTGTGGAGGCAAATTCTCAAAAGGAGAAAATATTTAGAAGTATCCAAGATACTGGTGGTGATTGGTCTGTTCTTCAACATCTTTTGGGATGTTGCCTTCTGGCACAAGCACAATGTGGATTGCCTGGAATTCTTAAAGAGAAGAAAGTCACTGAAGCTGTTTGTTGTTTCTTCag AGCTTCGTCTGGACAAGGAGCTTGCGAGGCTTTACAAAGTTTATCTCATAATACAGGGTTGCCATATCTTGGTTTAA ATGGTTGTTTGTCATCTGCTGCATGGAAGCTTCAGTACTATCAATGGGCAATGCAGATATTTGAGCAATATAACATTAGCGAAGGTTCTTGCCAGTTTGCTCTTGCTGCACTTGAGCACGTTGATGAAGCTGTTGGTCCAGAAGATGATAACTATGATGGAAATCCACAAAATGAATCAGCTACTAGCATTAAAGGGCGACTTTGGGCAAATGTCTTCAAATTTACTTTAGATCTTAATCTTTTACATGATGCATACTGTGCTATAATTTCAAATCCTGATGAAGAGAGCAAATACATCTGCCTGAGACGTTTTGTTATAGTTCTCTACGAGCGCAAAGCAACAAAG TTTCTTTGTGATGGTCAACTACCCTTTGTTGGTTTAGCAGAGAAGATTGAACGAGAGCTTGCCTGGAAG GCAGAACGTTCAGATGTCTTTGCAAGACCGAACCCATATAAGTTGCTTTATGCATTTGAAATGCAAAGGCATAACTGGAGAAGGGCAGCTAATTACATATACCAATATTCTACTCGTTTGAGAACTGAACCACTTTCAAAAGATCACCAGCAGATTTTATTGGCACTTCAGGAGAGGCTGAATGGGCTTTCTGCTGCTATCAATGCTCTGCATCTTGTTCATCCTGCATATGCTTGGATTGATCCTTTGCTTGGCCAAACTTCTTTCCAAAATGAGAATTATCCAAGTAAAAAGGCTAAAAAGATAGTAAAAGAACAAC CGGCTGGCAATGATATACAACCTCAGAGGCTGCATTCATACATAGATATTCAGAAACTTGAGAAAGAGTTTGTGCTAACTTCGGCTGAATACTTACTCTCAATGGAAAATGTCAAATGGACATTTAATG GAATTGATGAAGCTCCATTAGATTTGGTTGATCTGCTGGTCCAGAGAAACTTGTATGATATGGCATTTACTGTTCTTTTAAACTTTTGCAAGGGCTCAAGATTAAAGAG TGAATTGGAGAGAGTTTTCTCTGCTATGTCATTAAACTGTTGTCCGACTAAAGTGGGTTCTTCTTATAGTGG GACTCATAGTCTTTTGCTTAcatcatcaaaagatgaagtgGTGCTTCATAATTCTCCTGATAACACTCTGACCACTAAACAGCATAAGGCGAATGGTCAATGGGAAACCCTTGAACTCTATCTT GAAAAATATAAAGACTTCCATGCTGGATTACCGGTCGTTGTTGCTGAGACCCTTCTTCGCATGGATTCACAGATTGAGTTGCCCCTATGGTTGGTCCACAAGTTCAAG GATGGTCAAAGAGATAGGACCAAGGGTATGACTGGCCAAGAATCAAGTCCTGCAACCTTGTTACGACTATATGTTGATTATGGTCGATATACAGAGGCTACAAACTTGCTGCTGGAGTACATAGAAGCCTTTGCATCGATG